From Psychrobacillus sp. FSL K6-2836, a single genomic window includes:
- a CDS encoding AAA family ATPase, with protein MTVGTTHSGKTTFAKLLEKRLINSVVIDQDVQGEFLEKHYPSLLPEKGPKILKFALSQTIVEFAIHKTDNHIILCNSNRQKQPRLNLIEKFKKVGFHTLIVNFDLPIDILKDRIINSHRDTIILRNVSNYDEVLKIQLKQTENEGFISPNKDEVDILFTISNETEVQTVIEKIIKLV; from the coding sequence ATGACGGTAGGGACAACACATAGTGGAAAAACTACTTTCGCTAAGCTTTTAGAAAAAAGATTAATTAATTCAGTTGTTATTGACCAAGATGTACAAGGAGAATTTTTAGAGAAACATTATCCGTCCTTATTACCAGAAAAAGGACCGAAAATTTTAAAATTTGCTCTTTCGCAAACAATTGTAGAATTTGCTATTCATAAAACCGATAACCATATTATTTTATGTAATTCTAACCGACAAAAACAACCTCGATTAAACTTAATAGAAAAATTTAAAAAAGTAGGTTTTCATACCCTTATTGTTAATTTCGATTTACCGATAGATATATTAAAAGACCGTATTATAAATAGTCATCGTGATACAATAATCCTTAGAAACGTTTCAAACTATGACGAAGTATTAAAAATTCAGCTGAAACAAACAGAAAATGAGGGTTTTATTTCTCCTAATAAAGATGAAGTGGACATACTATTCACTATTAGTAATGAAACCGAAGTTCAAACAGTTATTGAAAAAATCATTAAATTAGTTTAA
- the fabZ gene encoding 3-hydroxyacyl-ACP dehydratase FabZ — protein sequence MLDTQKIKEIIRHRYPFLLVDRILEIEEGKRAVGIKNVTANEDFFNGHFPNYPVMPGVLIVEALAQVSAVVMLTKEGNEGRLGLLVGIDKCRFKQQVKPGDQLRLEVEITRLKGPIGKGKGIATVDGTLVCETEITFAFGD from the coding sequence ATGTTAGATACTCAAAAAATTAAGGAAATAATTAGACACCGATATCCATTTCTATTAGTGGATAGGATTTTGGAAATAGAAGAAGGAAAAAGAGCGGTTGGTATAAAAAATGTGACAGCAAATGAGGACTTTTTTAACGGGCATTTTCCCAACTACCCTGTTATGCCAGGTGTATTAATTGTTGAGGCATTAGCTCAAGTGAGTGCAGTTGTGATGTTAACTAAAGAAGGAAATGAAGGTCGATTAGGGTTATTAGTAGGAATAGATAAATGTCGTTTTAAACAGCAAGTTAAACCAGGAGACCAACTCCGTCTTGAGGTTGAAATCACTCGATTAAAAGGACCTATTGGTAAAGGTAAAGGTATAGCTACGGTTGATGGGACATTAGTTTGCGAAACAGAAATAACATTTGCGTTTGGTGATTAA